The Alcaligenes faecalis sequence CTGCCTGAAAGCGGACCTGAAAGAAGCCGTTTCAGCCCTGGCCAGCATCGATTGCAAAGGCACTACCTTACGCAGCCGTGCCCAGGATGCCGCTGTGGCAGTATGCCGCGCCAGCTACCGCTACACCGCCACACTCAGCAAGCCAGAACCTGCTCCCCAACTGAGCCAGTTCCTGCTGTGGACAGCCCGCACCCAAGCCAGCGAAGCCAAGGCCGGTCTGGAACAGGGCCAGGCCATTGGTAACGGTGTGAACCTGACCCGCCTGCTGGCTGACCTGCCCGGCAATGTCTGCACCCCCACTTACCTGGGCAAAACCGCCAAACAGTTGGCCAAGGAATTCAAGACGCTGAAAGCCGACGTGCTGGAACGCAAGCAGATTGAAGCCTTGAAGATGGGCTCGTTCCTGTCGGTGGCCAAAGGCTCGGATGAACCGCCTGCGTTCATCGTGCTACGCCACACCCCCAACACCAAGACCAAACACGAGGACGGCCCCATCGTTCTGGTGGGTAAAGGCCTGACCTTCGACTCGGGCGGTATCTCCATCAAGCCAGCCGGCAATATGGACGAGATGAAATACGACATGGGTGGTGCTGCCAGTGTTCTGGGCACCATGCGCGCCATTGCCGAGCTGAACATCGACCGCGAAGTCATCGCTGTCGTGGCTTCTTGCGAAAACATGCCTAGCGGCCGCGCCAACAAGCCCGGCGACGTTGTAACCAGCATGTCCGGCCAGACCATCGAAATCCTGAACACGGATGCCGAAGGCCGCCTGGTTCTGTGCGATGCCCTGACCTACGTCGAACGCTT is a genomic window containing:
- a CDS encoding leucyl aminopeptidase yields the protein MEFSTQTSASLHQIKTAALGVGVFAEGILSPAAELIDRASNGAVIAAVKAEFKGKPNTHLVLRNLPGVKAERVILVGLGAQEEYKAATHTQAQACLASYCLKADLKEAVSALASIDCKGTTLRSRAQDAAVAVCRASYRYTATLSKPEPAPQLSQFLLWTARTQASEAKAGLEQGQAIGNGVNLTRLLADLPGNVCTPTYLGKTAKQLAKEFKTLKADVLERKQIEALKMGSFLSVAKGSDEPPAFIVLRHTPNTKTKHEDGPIVLVGKGLTFDSGGISIKPAGNMDEMKYDMGGAASVLGTMRAIAELNIDREVIAVVASCENMPSGRANKPGDVVTSMSGQTIEILNTDAEGRLVLCDALTYVERFKPAAVIDMATLTGACVVALGHVNTGLFSTDDDLADELMQAGKQTGDTAWRMPMDDAYQEQLRSNFADMANIGGPPAGSVTAACFLSRFTKAYRWAHLDIAGTAWRSGKDKGATGRPVPLLVQYLLNQCR